ACGACAGAATCGTCGGTTTACTTTTTAGCGAGAAACGCGAGGAGTTATAGAGGACAAGGAGGTCGAAAGTAAGTTAAAGAAATAGTTCAGTTTATCTTCTTACCACCATTGGTTGGTCCGATTGTATAGAACGCTGAGATTTGGATAATTGTCGGTGTTGTTGATTGAGATATAAGCAACTTTTGGTCGTGCTTGGAGTCAAGTTATTCAAACTACcatttacaaaattgtgtGTGTATTGGGTTGCTACGCTTTTAGCTGGCGGATATTAAAgcgaaaaataattagatttattaGCACACCCACGACACTGGATTATTAAAACCACGATGTTTATCCTTACCAGTTGGTCGAAGATTCTTTGTGTTTTGCGTCTGCGACTCGACAGACACACATATCGATCTCGTTTTCGTAATTCTTTCACCACTATCAATTTGCGAATGCCGTGTTGCCTTTCTACTTGGTAGTTGCGTACGCACTGAGCACAAGATACAATAAGTTTATCTCATTTATCTTCGTTAATCTAtcgtttcttataaaataaactacCAATTTTATTACCCTCTAAATAGGAAGGCTCGTACGTGTCGCTCCTACCTCTCTCCTTACGTAAATCTTGGTACGAGTGTGTAAGATTTTTACGAACAGTCGCGTCACCTTGACCAATGACTGggttactactactactaacTGTTTCCTTCCTGATGTGCTCCGATAATCGTCTGATTCTGGACTTGGACCTGTTCTCAGTCAATTAATGTATCAATTTTAggctataataataatcgtttgccacataaaaatttatcaaccCACATATTCTTATGTTTGCGATGTTTTTCATCCATCATCGAATAAAGCTTATTCCTGTACTCGTCGACAGAGAGCTGTACATCGTCCCTAAGTAGCGGTACCACGTTCGAGCCTCTTTCTGGTTCGTTGCTTCTTCTATGAAAACTGTGCAAAAAAAAACAACGTCCATAACGAAAGattcatttcttattttttgttaaaaaaaattaatgtactCGGCCACATAAGGGTGCTCCAAAGCCTCCACGGCTGTCAGTCTGTGATTTGGATTGAAGACTATCAGATTGCTAATGAGATCCAATGCTTTTTCCGGCACCTCTGGTAGTAAATCCTTCAATGAACGTCTTGGTGCGTTTGGTGTCTTCTCTAACAAATTAGTACCGTATCCGGCGCTAACCGAAACCAGATCTAAAAAGAAGTCACCAAGACAAATCGATCATTCCCATTCTTCCAATCCCGACCTTGTGAAGGTGTCGAAGAGGATTACCTTCCCTGGTAGGTGGCGGTAGAGTGGCCATTATTCTCTCCACCTGATTTATCGTCGATGAGCCAGGAAACAATGGTTTTCCAAGAAGCATTTCGCCAAGAATGCATCCCAACGACCACATATCGATACCCTTCGTGTACCTATATTACGTCGACAGCCACCGAATTTATGTAAACgtatatatttgtacgaaGCAGTAAAATACCTTTTTGAAGCAACGAGTATCTCCGGTGCACGGTACCAGCGAGTTGCCACGTAGTCTGTAAGTGTTGGATCACTGGCGGTTTCGCCATCTCCTTCCCCTATTTGAGTGACCGATCGTGCCAATCCAAAATCAGCGATTTTGCAGTGACAGTGAGCATTTAGTAGAACGTTTGATGGCTGGAACAAATATAAACGTGGCAGTCATTCCGATGGGAAGGAGAATCAATTCGCGTAGACCATCTCACCTTCAAGTCTCTGTGTATCACGTTCCCCGAATGAATATATTTGATCGCCTTAAACAGCTGATACATGATGAACACCTTGTGGAGGTCCTTCAGGATCTTGCCCTTCTTAATCACGTTGTGGAGATCGGTTTCTGGGGAAACGGGCCGAAACGGGTTTCAGGCCAAAAGTCTGAGAATCGCCGCGGCACGTGACCTTCGTTCGAATTCTTCTTCGGACCGGGTAAAACTCACCCATGTACTCGAACACGAGATAAATGTCCCGATCGTTGTTCGCCTTGTGAAGACCGATCAGTCGTATGATGTTGTCGTGATTGGCGAACGATAGTAGGAACATTATCTCACGGAATGTGCGCTGCGCGTCCGTCTGGTTTCTGAAGGCGTCGAAGATCTTCTTCACCGCTACCGTTTCCTTGTTTTTCTTGTCTATCGCCTTCCATACGATGCCGTAAGCCTATCGAGAAATTCGTCAAAAAATGCTTGattgtagatatttttatttttcgatacaTTTTATTGCGAATTGTTTTGAAATAGCATGCAAGTCAGTTATTCTCAGACTCGATATTCGTTTTTATGATAACGATTATTAACGGCACGAGTATCGATCACTTCCGATTATACTTTTCCACGATGGACGTACCACGACAACtgctattaataattgtatatacatgCGTATATACGCTAGAATATTTGcaatagtttttttttttaataaaaagaatttgttcttt
This genomic window from Bombus pyrosoma isolate SC7728 linkage group LG4, ASM1482585v1, whole genome shotgun sequence contains:
- the LOC122566960 gene encoding extracellular signal-regulated kinase 2 isoform X2 yields the protein MSSKNTSEKVLEIDAHVSKHYDIVRRLGKGAYGIVWKAIDKKNKETVAVKKIFDAFRNQTDAQRTFREIMFLLSFANHDNIIRLIGLHKANNDRDIYLVFEYMETDLHNVIKKGKILKDLHKVFIMYQLFKAIKYIHSGNVIHRDLKPSNVLLNAHCHCKIADFGLARSVTQIGEGDGETASDPTLTDYVATRWYRAPEILVASKRYTKGIDMWSLGCILGEMLLGKPLFPGSSTINQVERIMATLPPPTREDLVSVSAGYGTNLLEKTPNAPRRSLKDLLPEVPEKALDLISNLIVFNPNHRLTAVEALEHPYVADFHRRSNEPERGSNVVPLLRDDVQLSVDEYRNKLYSMMDEKHRKHKNMSKSRIRRLSEHIRKETVSSSSNPVIGQGDATVRKNLTHSYQDLRKERGRSDTYEPSYLEVRTQLPSRKATRHSQIDSGERITKTRSICVSVESQTQNTKNLRPTAKSVATQYTHNFVNGSLNNLTPSTTKSCLYLNQQHRQLSKSQRSIQSDQPMVATCRVGFI
- the LOC122566960 gene encoding mitogen-activated protein kinase 15 isoform X1, translating into MSSKNTSEKVLEIDAHVSKHYDIVRRLGKGAYGIVWKAIDKKNKETVAVKKIFDAFRNQTDAQRTFREIMFLLSFANHDNIIRLIGLHKANNDRDIYLVFEYMETDLHNVIKKGKILKDLHKVFIMYQLFKAIKYIHSGNVIHRDLKPSNVLLNAHCHCKIADFGLARSVTQIGEGDGETASDPTLTDYVATRWYRAPEILVASKRYTKGIDMWSLGCILGEMLLGKPLFPGSSTINQVERIMATLPPPTREDLVSVSAGYGTNLLEKTPNAPRRSLKDLLPEVPEKALDLISNLIVFNPNHRLTAVEALEHPYVADFHRRSNEPERGSNVVPLLRDDVQLSVDEYRNKLYSMMDEKHRKHKNMSKSRIRRLSEHIRKETVSSSSNPVIGQGDATVRKNLTHSYQDLRKERGRSDTYEPSYLEVRTQLPSRKATRHSQIDSGERITKTRSICVSVESQTQNTKNLRPTAKSVATQYTHNFVNGSLNNLTPSTTKSCLYLNQQHRQLSKSQRSIQSDQPMVCAPGRRPNQIVTGNRDKLRRNCKQIRTTSRPTSDVNWREEDRQKTSFDHDNLKSLQTKYFARTPDNATSYYLRSSSSNNKNASSSESLYNSCHPTVKNLAIRNYLNQTVPLRVEEQSLSRPCRTKTNTDYRILRSNANNVEKLHQSTNYLTSGNNRSRNVAPNGCHVVGTQLKHVADGSTNNEKKKNSPFLDNYSQSHGIITASMYKDLRNGTIRW